From a single Piliocolobus tephrosceles isolate RC106 chromosome 21, ASM277652v3, whole genome shotgun sequence genomic region:
- the SBK3 gene encoding uncharacterized serine/threonine-protein kinase SBK3, translating to MERRASETPEDGDPEEDTATALQRLVELTASRVTPVRSLRDQYHLIRKLGSGSYGRVLLARPHQGGPAVALKLLRRDLVPRSTFLREFSVGRCVSAHPGLLQTLAGPLQTPRYFAFAQEYAPCGDLSGMLQERGLPELLVKRVVAQLAGALDFLHSRGLVHADVKPDNVLVFDPVCSRVALGDLGLTRPEGSPTPAPPGPLPTAPPELCLLLPPDTLPLRPAVDSWGLGVLLFCAATACFPWDVALAPNPEFEAFAGWVTTKPQPPRPPPPWDQFAPPAMALLQGLLDLDPETRSPPLAVLDFLGDDWGLQGNREGPGVLGSMSYEDGEEAGSSLEEWTDDGDDGKSGGRTGTDGGAP from the exons ATGGAGCGCAGGGCCTCCGAGACCCCTGAGGATGGGGACCCAGAG GAGGACACAGCCACAGCCCTCCAACGGCTGGTGGAGCTGACGGCCAGCAGGGTGACCCCAGTGAGGAGCCTTCGGGACCAGTACCACCTCATCCGGAAGCTGGGCTCCGGCTCCTACGGCCGCGTGCTCCTCGCCCGGCCTCACCAGGGGG GTCCAGCTGTGGCTCTGAAGCTCCTGCGTCGGGATTTGGTCCCGAGAAGCACCTTCCTGAGGGAGTTCTCTGTGGGCCGCTGCGTCTCCGCACACCCAGGCCTGCTGCAGACCCTGGCAGGACCCCTACAGACCCCCCGCTATTTTGCCTTCGCCCAGGAGTACGCGCCCTGTGGGGACCTCAGCGGGATGCTGCAGGAAAGG GGCCTTCCCGAGCTGCTGGTGAAACGGGTGGTGGCCCAGCTGGCAGGAGCTCTGGATTTCCTCCACAGCCGGGGGCTGGTCCATGCAGATGTCAAGCCGGACAATGTGCTGGTCTTCGACCCGGTCTGCAGCCGTGTGGCCCTGGGAGACCTGGGTCTGACCCGGCCGGAGGGCAGCCCGACCCCTGCCCCACCAGGGCCTCTGCCCACGgcaccacctgagctctgcctcctgctacCGCCCGACACTCTGCCTCTGCGGCCAGCCGTGGACTCCTGGGGCCTGGGGGTGCTTCTCTTCTGTGCTGCCACTGCCTGTTTCCCGTGGGACGTGGCACTGGCCCCCAACCCTGAGTTTGAGGCCTTCGCTGGCTGGGTGACCACCAAGCCCCAGCCACCTCGGCCACCACCACCCTGGGACCAGTTTGCGCCCCCAGCCATGGCCTTGCTCCAGGGGCTTCTGGACCTGGATCCTGAGACTAGGAGCCCCCCACTGGCTGTCCTGGACTTCCTGGGGGACGACTGGGGGTTGCAGGGGAACAGAGAGGGCCCTGGGGTTTTGGGGAGCATGTCCTATGAGGACGGGGAGGAGGCAGGCTCAAGCCTGGAGGAGTGGACAGATGACGGCGATGACGGCAAAAGTGGCGGGAGGACGGGGACAGATGGGGGAGCTCCCTGA